In Bradyrhizobium guangxiense, the following are encoded in one genomic region:
- a CDS encoding c-type cytochrome, with translation MRSAVEWLIIAGLAAGLATAAGAEEVDIGRAEFQSSCASCHGLDAKGNGPVSGQLKTAPSDLTVLTKNNNGVFPTNAVYETIYGSKSVPAHGTREMPIWGERFNPIVNLPHAVDSYYWQKAGPQQNPEVVVRTRILAVIDYLNRIQQK, from the coding sequence ATGAGATCTGCTGTCGAATGGTTGATCATTGCCGGGCTTGCCGCCGGTTTGGCCACTGCCGCCGGGGCCGAGGAAGTTGATATCGGCAGGGCGGAATTTCAGTCTTCGTGCGCGAGTTGTCACGGTCTCGATGCCAAGGGCAACGGACCGGTCAGCGGACAGCTCAAGACGGCGCCTTCCGACTTGACCGTGTTGACCAAGAACAACAACGGCGTGTTTCCCACCAACGCCGTTTACGAAACCATATACGGGTCGAAATCAGTCCCAGCTCACGGCACCCGTGAAATGCCGATCTGGGGCGAGCGGTTCAACCCCATCGTCAACCTGCCTCACGCCGTCGATTCCTATTATTGGCAGAAGGCCGGGCCGCAGCAAAACCCGGAGGTCGTCGTGCGGACCCGCATTCTCGCCGTGATCGACTACCTGAACCGAATTCAGCAGAAATAG
- a CDS encoding ABC transporter substrate-binding protein — translation MRRRDFIGIAAAMAAGLPLSVRAVSPRNARVGFLTLGADRSPLVDGRVASFREGVIGRGQDAINIEVLERRANGQIDRLAPMAADLVGQGVQAICAISPPAVRAARQATAAIPIVALDLESDPVASAWAASLAHPGGNVTGIFLDIPGFNAKTLQLLSEIVPGIRSVAVLWHRPSGSLQLGALRGAAASLGVTLDIFEVDSVGDLGGAIAAMAKSDVKGVIMLSSSLFAGNLGLLADLTLRHRLPAINTFPEFAASGGLLGYGPDLPSLFTQAGFMTRKVLQGSSVAELPIERPTRFQLIANTKTATALNLTLPASILVSADSVIE, via the coding sequence ATGAGGCGCCGCGATTTCATCGGGATCGCAGCCGCTATGGCCGCGGGTTTGCCGTTGTCGGTCAGAGCGGTTTCCCCGCGCAACGCGCGTGTTGGCTTTCTGACGCTCGGCGCCGATCGGTCTCCGCTGGTCGACGGCCGGGTCGCGTCATTTCGCGAAGGGGTCATCGGCCGCGGCCAGGACGCTATCAATATCGAGGTGCTTGAGCGCAGGGCCAATGGCCAGATCGACAGGCTGGCCCCGATGGCCGCAGATCTCGTCGGGCAGGGAGTCCAGGCCATCTGCGCCATTTCCCCGCCCGCGGTTCGTGCGGCACGGCAGGCGACCGCGGCGATCCCGATCGTCGCGCTCGATTTGGAGAGCGATCCGGTTGCGAGCGCTTGGGCTGCCAGCCTCGCGCATCCCGGTGGTAACGTCACCGGCATCTTCCTCGACATTCCCGGCTTCAACGCGAAGACTCTGCAATTGCTTAGCGAGATCGTGCCGGGCATCCGAAGCGTTGCCGTGCTGTGGCACCGCCCAAGCGGATCCCTTCAGCTCGGCGCCTTGCGGGGTGCGGCAGCCAGTCTTGGCGTCACGCTCGATATTTTCGAGGTCGACAGCGTCGGCGATCTGGGGGGTGCCATCGCTGCGATGGCAAAATCGGACGTCAAGGGCGTCATCATGCTGTCGTCTTCGCTCTTCGCTGGCAATCTGGGCCTGTTGGCCGACCTGACGCTGCGTCATCGTCTTCCGGCCATCAATACCTTTCCCGAGTTCGCTGCGAGCGGCGGGCTGCTCGGTTACGGGCCCGATCTGCCCAGCCTGTTCACGCAAGCGGGCTTCATGACGCGCAAGGTGTTGCAGGGCAGCTCGGTTGCCGAGCTGCCGATCGAACGCCCGACGCGCTTTCAGCTGATCGCCAATACCAAGACTGCGACCGCACTGAACCTCACCCTCCCGGCATCCATTCTCGTCAGTGCGGACAGCGTGATCGAGTGA
- a CDS encoding SRPBCC family protein: MPSTVRLHRVLATSPQKVYRAFLEADAMAKWLPPNGFTCTVHHFEPKVGGTFKMSFRNFTTGHSHSFGGEYLELVPGERLRYTDRFDDPNLPGEIQVTVILKKVSVGTEIDITQAGIPDVIPLEACYLGWQESLRNLAKLVEPEINQ, translated from the coding sequence ATGCCCAGCACTGTCCGCCTACACCGCGTTCTCGCCACCAGCCCGCAGAAGGTCTACCGCGCCTTCCTCGAGGCGGACGCGATGGCGAAATGGCTTCCGCCGAACGGCTTTACCTGCACCGTGCATCATTTCGAGCCCAAGGTCGGCGGCACGTTCAAGATGTCGTTCCGGAACTTCACGACGGGCCACAGCCATTCGTTCGGCGGCGAATATCTCGAGCTCGTGCCGGGCGAACGGCTCCGCTACACCGACAGGTTCGACGACCCCAATCTGCCGGGCGAAATCCAGGTGACCGTGATCCTGAAGAAAGTCTCGGTCGGCACCGAGATCGACATCACCCAGGCCGGCATCCCCGACGTCATTCCGCTGGAGGCCTGCTATCTCGGCTGGCAGGAATCGCTGCGCAATCTGGCGAAGCTCGTCGAGCCGGAGATCAACCAATAG
- a CDS encoding SphA family protein, translating to MRLAKAFAAIAFAALASIPTKSLADESGISFWIPGMFGSLAATPQQPGWTAAAIYYHTSVSAGGDVARAREIQIGRIPANLTATLSANVNANVDLGLLNATYVFATPVLGGQASASLIGIYGANTTSLNGSVTGTLATPLGSIPFSRFDSISDSVTAFGDVIPQFALRWNAGVNNYMTYITGDIPVGAYQSTRLANIGIGHGAIDAGGGYTYFNPQTGHELSGVLGFTYNFKNTDTQYQSGVDMHFDWGASQFLSKQVQVGLVGYFYQQLGCDSGSGDRVGCFRSRVGGIGPQIGFIFPVGDKQGYLNFKAYKEFAAEHRPEGWNAWVTFVISPVAPPPAVTPTKHIITK from the coding sequence ATGCGATTGGCGAAAGCGTTTGCCGCTATTGCATTTGCGGCGCTGGCATCAATACCGACCAAGAGCCTGGCCGACGAGAGCGGCATCAGCTTCTGGATCCCGGGCATGTTCGGCAGTCTCGCTGCCACACCTCAGCAACCGGGCTGGACGGCCGCTGCGATCTACTATCACACTTCGGTCTCGGCCGGTGGTGACGTGGCGCGTGCGCGCGAGATTCAAATCGGGCGAATTCCGGCGAACCTGACAGCCACGTTGAGCGCGAACGTCAATGCAAACGTGGATCTCGGGCTGTTGAACGCGACCTACGTCTTCGCGACACCCGTGCTCGGCGGTCAGGCCTCGGCCAGCCTGATCGGAATCTACGGTGCCAACACCACTTCGCTCAACGGGTCGGTGACGGGGACGCTGGCGACGCCGCTGGGCTCGATTCCCTTCTCGCGATTCGATTCGATCAGCGATTCCGTGACCGCCTTCGGCGATGTGATCCCGCAATTCGCGCTGCGCTGGAATGCCGGTGTCAACAACTACATGACCTACATCACGGGTGACATTCCGGTCGGGGCTTACCAGTCGACCCGGCTCGCCAATATCGGGATCGGACACGGCGCGATCGACGCGGGCGGCGGCTATACCTATTTCAATCCGCAGACCGGACATGAGCTGTCCGGCGTGCTCGGCTTCACCTACAATTTCAAGAACACCGATACGCAATATCAAAGTGGCGTAGACATGCACTTCGACTGGGGTGCGTCCCAGTTCCTGAGCAAGCAGGTGCAGGTTGGTCTCGTCGGCTATTTCTACCAGCAACTCGGCTGCGACAGCGGATCCGGCGATCGCGTCGGCTGCTTCCGCTCGCGGGTGGGCGGGATCGGCCCGCAGATCGGATTCATCTTCCCGGTCGGCGACAAACAGGGCTACCTCAACTTCAAGGCCTATAAGGAATTTGCCGCCGAACACCGGCCGGAGGGCTGGAACGCGTGGGTGACGTTCGTGATTTCGCCGGTGGCACCGCCGCCCGCAGTGACGCCGACGAAACACATCATCACGAAGTGA
- a CDS encoding arylsulfatase, with amino-acid sequence MSTARSFHRVAFSLTLAFSAPAFAQQVQQAAPPPGSPAATITIPGNQLPPPPQKFGGKIERDARNSTPFWPARVVPPKGAPNVLLIITDDAGYGVPSTFGGVIPTPALDRIAQSGLRYTNFHSTALCSPTRAALITGRNHHSAGYGVVAEQATGYPGYDSIITKDKATIGRILTDNGYHTAWFGKNHNTPEYQSSQAGPFDQWPTGMGFEYFYGFMGGDTNQWEPGNLVRNTTAIYPYQGNPGWNLVTAMADDAIDYVNRMNALSPDTPFFIKFAPGATHAPHHPTKEWVKKISDMHLFDQGWNKLRETIFANQKKLGVIPQNAKLTPWPKDLIKEWDQLTADERKLFIRQADVFGAFVAYADDEIGRVIQAIDDMGKLDNTLIIYIEGDNGTSAEGQPNGTPNEVAMFNQINPSVEDQLKYFYDVWGTDRTYNHMSIGWAWAFDTPFSWTKQIVSHFGGTRQGMAISWPAVIKDKGGVRTQFHHVIDVVPTILEAAHIKAPDLVDGIKQKPIEGVSMMYTFDAKNAKAASTHKTQYFEMFADRAIYNDGWIASTKVLRPPWVTGGVKLPNPADYPWELYDLKNDWTQADDVATKYPDKLKELQALFWKEAEKYQVLPLDGSVATRLLTPRPSLSAGRTSFAWTRPISGTPNGDAPSLLNSSYVFKADVEIPRGGAEGMLVTQGGRFGGYGFYVLKNKPVFTWNLVDLKRVRWEGPELTPGKHVIEFAFKYDGLGAATMLFGNYSGIGQGGTGTLKIDGKLVASEKMEQTLPLILQWDEAMDIGSDTGTPVDDSDYQTPFAFTGKINRITLDIDRPKLSPEDIKRLQEAARAAGDGPTADAGKVASAEPQVSSNIGLGLVDKIQLRIDKREGCRKQAEAKDLGVVDRVKFVEECVRQ; translated from the coding sequence ATGAGCACTGCCCGGTCCTTTCATCGTGTCGCGTTTTCACTGACCCTTGCATTTTCGGCGCCAGCATTCGCACAGCAAGTACAACAAGCCGCCCCGCCTCCGGGCTCGCCCGCCGCGACCATCACCATCCCCGGCAATCAGCTGCCGCCGCCGCCGCAGAAGTTCGGTGGCAAGATCGAGCGCGATGCGCGCAATTCGACGCCTTTCTGGCCCGCGCGCGTGGTGCCGCCCAAGGGCGCACCGAACGTGCTGCTCATCATCACCGATGATGCCGGCTACGGCGTGCCGAGCACGTTCGGCGGCGTCATTCCAACGCCGGCGCTCGACCGCATTGCGCAGAGCGGATTGCGCTACACCAATTTCCATTCGACTGCGCTGTGCTCGCCGACGCGCGCGGCCCTTATCACGGGCCGCAATCATCACTCGGCCGGCTACGGCGTGGTCGCCGAGCAGGCCACCGGCTATCCCGGCTACGACAGCATTATCACCAAGGACAAGGCCACGATCGGCCGCATCCTGACTGACAACGGCTATCACACCGCCTGGTTCGGCAAGAACCACAACACGCCGGAATATCAGTCGAGTCAGGCCGGTCCGTTCGACCAGTGGCCGACCGGCATGGGCTTTGAGTATTTCTACGGCTTTATGGGGGGCGATACTAATCAGTGGGAGCCGGGCAATCTCGTTCGCAACACCACGGCAATCTATCCCTACCAGGGAAATCCCGGCTGGAATCTGGTGACGGCGATGGCGGACGATGCCATCGACTATGTCAATCGCATGAACGCGCTCTCGCCCGATACGCCGTTCTTCATCAAGTTCGCGCCCGGCGCGACGCATGCACCGCATCATCCGACCAAGGAGTGGGTGAAGAAGATCAGCGATATGCACCTGTTCGATCAGGGCTGGAACAAACTGCGCGAGACCATCTTCGCGAACCAGAAGAAGCTCGGTGTCATTCCGCAGAATGCCAAGCTGACGCCGTGGCCAAAGGACCTGATCAAGGAATGGGATCAGCTGACAGCTGACGAGAGGAAGCTGTTCATCCGTCAGGCCGATGTGTTCGGAGCCTTCGTGGCCTATGCCGACGATGAAATCGGCCGGGTGATCCAGGCGATCGACGACATGGGCAAGCTCGACAACACCTTGATCATCTATATCGAGGGCGATAACGGGACGAGCGCGGAAGGTCAGCCGAACGGCACGCCCAACGAAGTGGCGATGTTCAACCAGATCAACCCGTCGGTGGAGGATCAGCTCAAATATTTCTACGACGTCTGGGGTACCGATCGGACCTACAACCACATGTCGATTGGCTGGGCCTGGGCCTTTGACACGCCGTTCTCCTGGACCAAGCAGATCGTCTCGCATTTCGGCGGGACGCGCCAGGGCATGGCGATCTCCTGGCCGGCCGTGATCAAGGACAAGGGCGGCGTCCGCACTCAGTTCCACCACGTCATCGACGTCGTGCCGACCATCCTCGAGGCCGCGCACATCAAGGCGCCTGACCTTGTCGACGGCATCAAGCAGAAGCCGATCGAGGGCGTCAGCATGATGTACACGTTCGACGCGAAGAATGCGAAGGCAGCCTCGACCCACAAGACGCAGTATTTCGAGATGTTCGCGGATCGCGCGATCTACAATGACGGTTGGATCGCAAGCACCAAGGTGCTGCGGCCGCCGTGGGTGACGGGAGGCGTCAAATTGCCGAACCCGGCCGATTATCCGTGGGAGCTCTATGACCTGAAGAACGACTGGACGCAGGCGGATGACGTCGCGACCAAATATCCGGACAAGCTGAAGGAGCTGCAGGCGCTGTTCTGGAAGGAGGCGGAAAAATATCAGGTGCTGCCGCTCGATGGCTCCGTGGCGACCCGGCTTCTCACGCCGCGTCCGAGCCTCAGCGCCGGCCGGACAAGCTTCGCCTGGACGCGGCCGATATCCGGCACGCCGAACGGCGACGCGCCGAGCCTGCTCAACTCGTCCTATGTCTTCAAGGCGGACGTCGAGATTCCTCGGGGTGGCGCCGAAGGCATGCTGGTAACGCAGGGCGGCCGTTTCGGCGGCTATGGGTTCTATGTGCTCAAGAACAAGCCCGTCTTTACCTGGAATCTCGTTGACCTCAAACGCGTGCGCTGGGAGGGGCCGGAGCTCACACCCGGCAAGCACGTGATTGAGTTTGCCTTCAAATATGACGGCCTCGGCGCGGCGACGATGCTGTTCGGTAACTATAGCGGCATCGGACAAGGTGGCACGGGGACGCTGAAGATCGACGGTAAATTGGTGGCTTCGGAGAAGATGGAGCAGACCCTTCCCTTGATCCTGCAATGGGATGAGGCGATGGACATCGGGTCCGACACCGGCACGCCGGTCGATGACAGCGACTATCAGACGCCGTTCGCCTTCACCGGCAAGATCAACAGGATCACTCTCGACATCGATCGGCCCAAGCTGAGCCCGGAGGACATCAAGCGGTTGCAGGAAGCCGCGCGTGCGGCGGGCGATGGTCCCACAGCCGATGCCGGGAAGGTGGCTTCGGCGGAGCCGCAGGTCTCCAGCAACATTGGCCTGGGCCTCGTCGACAAGATCCAGTTGCGGATCGACAAGCGCGAAGGCTGCCGCAAGCAGGCCGAGGCAAAGGACCTCGGTGTCGTGGACCGGGTCAAGTTCGTTGAGGAATGTGTCCGGCAATAG
- a CDS encoding DUF2721 domain-containing protein yields MQSVTDLIPITPSIDELGRIIANVAAPAFLLGAVAAFISVVISRINRVIDRSQFIQGIPAADSARVFLKADLPRLRRRARLLNRSLFCSIVAAILTALIIFVAFVSALLRIAHEYGVAILFMAAMLMFSAALVDLARETRIALHDNDLRV; encoded by the coding sequence ATGCAAAGCGTGACCGATCTGATCCCAATCACACCTTCGATCGACGAACTTGGCCGCATCATCGCCAACGTCGCCGCTCCGGCCTTTCTGCTCGGCGCGGTTGCTGCTTTCATCTCGGTCGTGATCTCGCGGATCAACCGGGTGATCGACCGCTCGCAGTTCATTCAAGGCATTCCTGCAGCCGATTCTGCGAGAGTCTTCCTGAAAGCCGATTTGCCGCGGCTGCGGCGGAGGGCGAGGCTTCTGAACCGGTCGCTGTTCTGTTCCATCGTCGCGGCGATCCTGACGGCTCTCATCATCTTCGTTGCATTCGTCAGCGCGCTCCTGCGAATCGCGCACGAATATGGGGTGGCGATCCTGTTCATGGCGGCGATGCTGATGTTCAGCGCCGCCCTCGTCGATCTCGCGCGCGAAACCAGAATTGCGCTTCACGACAATGACCTTCGCGTATAG